The genomic region TGGATTATAGCCATCCCGATTCTCGCATTCCTCTTCATCCCACCACTTCTGCCGAAGAGGAAAGCGCCGCGCGAGCAGAATCAGAAGGTTGGCTCCACTGGGAGGCGTAGAATGCCGGGCCTGAAGCTGCTGGGCGGGATTCTCGTCGCGCTCAGCGTCGTGGCTTTCGTCAGTGGAGGGATATTTTCGCCGATCGTGCTCGTGGTGGCAGGCTTCGCTATTCTGTTCAGGCCGAACTTCGGGTCAGGGCTCTCCTCGCGGGTCAAGCCGGTCGACGACTCTGTACTCCTGCGCGGAAGGTTCGTCCCGTTCAGGTGGTTCGCGGTGGCCGAAGCGAAGTTCGCGACGCGCGACCCCGAGGGCGCCCTTTCGGGGATTGACGGGAAACTGCTGCTATTGCCTGCGCCGACTCCCCGCGTCCTCCTCATTTTCTCTGTCGCCTCGCTCCGAAGAGGCGGAGCCGAGAAGGACATTCTTGGGTGTATGAAGGCGGCGGCAAGGACGCTGGGAACGTTGGGCGTTTACCTTCTGCCTCTGAACTCAGAAGATGCGTTCGAGCTCTCGAAGCTGGGAACCAAGCAGACAGGACAACAAGTCAGCGGACTCAGGGACTTCGCTTCGTCCGCGGATTACGGGCCGCTCATGGTGGAGGCCGGAGGGGGCTACGTCGGAAGGTTCGAGATTTACGAATGGGAAGCACCGGGGAAGGGTGGCAACTCCGCGTTCTCCGAGCCAGGTAGACGACTCGGCGACTCACTTCTACTACGCAACCTCTTGCAGGCTGTCATGGTAAGGACTGGAACGCCGCAGCCTGACAGATACACGGCCTTCCTGAGCAGCATGGCAGCCACGGCGGGAGAGACTCTCGGACAGAGGATGACGCAGGCGGCTGAAGGGTCAGACGGCCAAGTCGTTCTTGTCGCGTCGGTCGGCAGCCCGCAGGTGGAGATGAGCAAGGCGCAGCTTCGCTTCCTGACCAACGTCTACTCCTGAGGTGGTGGGACATCGGCCTCGCAGCCAAGCTTCTCGGGCTTGTCGTGGTGCTCGTCGCCGGCGCCCTGACTTGTGTATACTTTAAGTAAGCCATGCTTCTGTATACAGATGATGTCTACCGTGTATAGCGTGCGCATCCCAAAGAAGCTGAAGGAGGCCCTGCAGAAGCTTGACGGGACGGATTGGCAGGGGGAGCTAAGAGCATTCCTAGAGAAGAAGGTGAGGGAGGAGACGATGGCCCGACAGCTCGACGAGGGGAGAAAGCTCAGGTCCAAGATGCGCGCGACAGTCAGCGCAGCGGAAATCGTGAGGGAGGACAGGGAGAACGCCCACTGACGTGGTGCTGGATTCGGCTGCAATTGCAGCGCTCTTCTTCAGGGATTCTCAGTCCGAAAAGGTCGAGGCGGCCTTGGCGAAGTACTCGAACCTCCACACCCTCGACCTTGCGTTCGCCGAGGTCTGCAGCGTCGCGTGGAAGCGGGTCAAGTTCTTCGGTGAGGAGCTGGAGACGGCGTCGAGGGCCCTTGCCCTGGCGAAGGATTTCGTCGACAGCTCCTGCCGCGTCGCACAGAGCAGGGACCTCCTCCAGGAGGCTCTCAGACTGGCAGCGGAGCAGGGCACGACTGCCTACGATTCCCTCTTCCTTTCGCTTGCGCTGAAGTCGAAGACGAAGCTCCTGACCACGGATGAGAAGCTGCACAAGAAGGCGGAATCGTCGTCCAAGACGCGAGGCCTCACTCTAATGCCGTGACTCTTGACAGATGAAGATGCTAACTCATGTCGTGTTCGGCTACTGAGCCTTCTATCTGACCCTGACCGCTCGGTCGAACAAGGCCTGCAGCTTCGGGCTGTCCGCCGCCACCCACACAACCCTGTCTTCCTTGTCGATCATGATCTTGCCGGAGGCATCCAAGTACTCGATCGCCCTCTTGAACGTCTGGTACATCATCTTCTTCGGGAGAGACGTCCAGAGTTCGGTCCTCCTGGGGGGAATCTCGGACTCCTTGATCGTCCTTTCTATCATCAGCAGCGTCTCGAGCGTGGGCCAGTGCCCCTCGGCTCCGGGGCTGAGGACCGATGGCTTCATGCGACGGAATGGGTCGTTTGATTATATAAGTCTATATGATTACTGAGCACTGCGCGGTCGGGCCGAAGGCGGGGACGACAAGGAGCTAATCCATGGCGATTCTAGGGCGCCTAGGGTTCTGTTGCGCTGCTTGGATATGGGGGCTTATGAGCTAAAATGAAATCTCAATTCAAGGAGAATGCAAGCTAGAAAGTCGGTCAAACAGCTCTATCGGCCTAGTCCTCAAGTTCTGTCAATCATGGAAGACTTCCGCCAGATGGTCAACGACTGCGTAAGAATTGGATTGAAGTTTGAGGATGAGAGTCATGCAACTCCCTCGATGAAGAGACTATCCTTGCTGTGTTACGGTCAACTCGAAAGGTATGGGGTCTACTCGGCTTACCGCCTGACAGCGATTAGCAAGGCCGCCGGCATCCTCTCCGCTCGTAAGAAGTCAATCAACCGAGGCTTTCATACTAAGAGCCCTTATGTTTCAAAGCCGCTTCTCGTATCCTGCTACCATCTCAAGATTCAAGATGGCATGCTCAGAGTTCAGCTGGGAGATAAGCGGTGCGAATACATCCCTCTCAACACCCATACCCTCCAATTTCTGTCAGACACTACGCTGAGAATCAATTCCTTTACCTTGACCTGTACTTCTCTGTCGCTCTGCATCTCAAAGGAGGCGATACATATGGAGCCGAGTGAACTCACGAGTACAGTTGGAATCGATAGGAACCTCCGAAACCTCGCTGTAGGAAACATTGAGAAGGTCACCTACTATGACATGAGCAAGATTGTTCAGATTGCCGAAAATACAAGGAGTGTCGTCAGGTCATTCAAGCGCAATGATGTAAGGATCAGACAATCAATCTCTTCGAAGTATGGCAGGAGAAGGAGTGAACGGGTGAAGCAAATCATTCATGGTGTAACGAAACGGATTGTACAGGAGGCGAAGGCGAAGAAACAGGCGATAGTCTTCGAGGAGATTAGAGGAATCCGCAACCTCTATCGGAAGGGAAACGGTCAAGAGAGGTCATTCAGAGGGCGAATGAACTCATGGCCTTTCCATGAGGTGAAGAGGCAGATTGAGTACAAGGCTGCGTGGGAAGGGGTGCCAGTAGTGACTCTATCACGGAATGATACAAGAGGGACCACAATGGACTGCGTGAGATGCGGGGAGAGACTCCAATTACCAGTCCGTGGCGATTTGGAACATCATCGCCAGTTGTGGTGTGAGAAGTGCGAGAGATGGATGGATAGGGACCTCATGGCCGTCCTGAACATCTCTCGCAGGGGGCGGTTGAGGTTCGACCGTTCACTGACGGAAGGCGAGGCAAGCGAAGCAATGAAGGGGAACGCGGAACACGACGGGGAGCCGCTAATCCTCAGAGTGGATGCCTCGAAATTGCGCCTTGCACAGCAGTCGCAATAGAACCGGGCACGACAGCAGGAACGGCATGAGTGTGAGGTCGCCTCTGACCCATTCCATCTTCACGGCACCGGTATGGGGAGCGGGAACGGCGTACGTGCTGTGGCTCGCGGGCTCCGCCCTGGGCTTGGTCGGCCCCGGCTTTGAATGGTTAATCATAGTCTCGGGTGTCCTCGCGGCATATTCTCACCTGCTGCTGGATTCGATCACCGAGGGAGGGGTTTACTTCCTGACCAAGAGGATTGCCATAGCGCACTTCAGCTATTCCAATCCGGCATTGAACGCAGTGTTTGCCGCCGTGGGGCTTCTACTCTTCGTGGTCTGAATCATTTCCCCTAGGCGTCTGGGACAGGGTAGACGAACCACTCTGGATCCTCCAGCTCGTGCCAAATCTTTCTGTATTTGGAGTTCCACTCGAACTCCGCTAACAGGATTTCATGGATGTCGTCGGCGATTGCCCCGTGGTCGTCTGTGCCGAGGACCTCGGCGAATAGCCGTTCAGCGTCCTGGTTCAGTTCGATTACGAGCTTCACAGGGCCTTGGGCTGACAGCTCTTGGTATATGTCCGCTCGTCTAGAGTTCCCGGCCGCGTGTCAAGCATTTCCGGCTTCGGCGTTCATAGACGCAAGACCTCGTCATCCCAATCTGGTTATAGTTCTCTTTCGCTTACCCCTCCCAACCAATTTCGAAATCGATGGCCTCCTGTTTTAAGCAGCCGTCAGGCGATTCTCATCAATGACAAGCGGGGAGAGGGGACACGAAAGCGGATTCGTTGAGCTTGAGCCTGTCGTGGATGGCCTGGGGATGACACACTTTGTGCCGCCGAAGAGATGCAGGAACTGTGAGGATTAGATGAGTGTGTCTGGATTTGGATCAGGCCACATGGGTGGTCGCTTCGAGGTGGTTATTCCGACTAGGGCAGGAAAGGACCTAGAAAACGCCGACAGGACTCGGGATGCGCACATCCGCATCGAAAGCTACAGGCATGTGGGCACTAACGTCTACGTTGACGTCTTCGACTCAGCCACTGAAGATGCTGACGACGCGCACATAGTCTCAGAAGCATTCCCCTGGGCCGATGAAGGAGCCGACCAAGCCACCCGTTTCCTTCAGAAGTTTGGCTTCCGAACGGTAGTCATGATAAAGTAGTTACACTTCAACAGGACTCGGCGTCCGAATGTCGGCGCTCCGGGAACTGCTTACCACCACCTTTTGCTGTACTTGAGACTGATTGTTTCTTCTTCCCTGGCAGGCTTCCTGAATATGTAGAGGTGCTCGTGAGCAATCTTGTAGAAGTCGTACTTGTGACCTCCCCACCGTTCGCGGGTGCTCATGGTCTTGTGCTGCAACTTGATGATGTCCTCCCTAAGAACGAAGCCAGCCTCCAAGTACTTGGCCAAAACACCGATGCTTATCGGGATGTAGTGACGGTGCTTGCGCGTATCCCCAATCAGGATAGCGCAGTGCCGATCCGCTTTCAGTATTCGGAAGCACTCCGCAGCCACCTTTTCCATCTGAGCTAGGAAGTCCTCGAGTTTGAGGGCCGAGAGATCACCCAGCACCCGGGCGTTTGAGTATGGTATGATACCCGCATACGGCGGATGAGTGGCCACAAGATCAATTGACAAGTCTTCGATTGCATCCAGCGAACGAGCGTCGCCGATGTATACCTCAATCTTTGACTTCGGGTGCTGATCTGCGGGGTAATCAAAATCCAGTCTGTTAATTGCGACCATTGCGGCGTCGGGGTTGATATCGACCCCAATTGCGTTGCGCCCCATCAGCTTGCACTCCACTAGGGTTGTACCGCTGCCAGTCATTGGATCGCAAACGGTGTCTCCAGGCTTTGTGAAGTGGTCAACCAGGTTTCTGGGTATGAACGGACTCCAATTGCCCCGATAGTTTCCTACATGAGTAGCCCAATCTCCACGATCGGGGAAGCTCCATACGGTCCACTCTTCCTGAGAGTACGTGTCGGGCTGAAACTTGGTTATCTTCCAATTCTTGACCAGCTGGACGTCTTTGTTCTCGATTCGAACCGAGTCATGCTGTCGAAGAAACTCGGCGTAGTCGTGATGCGTCACCAGCCTCATGCCAGGAATAGCGGCTTGTTGGACTTGGGTTGCCGAATGGGATCTCCTGCCTTTCTTCTGCTTTGATAACCTTCTTTGGGACATAAGAGCGCCACTGTCAAGACGATCGAGCTTAAGTAAGATCTGATCGAGCTTTCTGCAGTGCGATCGTGACACCCGAAGAGAAATACTCTCTCTTTGCCTCCCGCGTTTCTTTCTTTGAGTTTCGTGACGATCTACCGGAGTTCAAACGCTCCGATTTCGATTACTCGAGAATCGGCGATGCCGTTTCCGGCCTCCAGAGGGGCGTTCCCTGGCAGACTGAGCGATTGACGGCGTTCCTCGCAAAAAACCCGCAGGGAGCTCAAGCGATTGAGGGACTCTTCCAGCAGTTCCGATTTAGCGATGCACAACTTACGCACTTCCTCTTTGATGTCAAGGAGGGACTGAACGTTGACGACGTGAACAGACTTTACGA from Nitrososphaerales archaeon harbors:
- a CDS encoding type II toxin-antitoxin system VapC family toxin; translated protein: MVLDSAAIAALFFRDSQSEKVEAALAKYSNLHTLDLAFAEVCSVAWKRVKFFGEELETASRALALAKDFVDSSCRVAQSRDLLQEALRLAAEQGTTAYDSLFLSLALKSKTKLLTTDEKLHKKAESSSKTRGLTLMP
- a CDS encoding transposase; amino-acid sequence: MQARKSVKQLYRPSPQVLSIMEDFRQMVNDCVRIGLKFEDESHATPSMKRLSLLCYGQLERYGVYSAYRLTAISKAAGILSARKKSINRGFHTKSPYVSKPLLVSCYHLKIQDGMLRVQLGDKRCEYIPLNTHTLQFLSDTTLRINSFTLTCTSLSLCISKEAIHMEPSELTSTVGIDRNLRNLAVGNIEKVTYYDMSKIVQIAENTRSVVRSFKRNDVRIRQSISSKYGRRRSERVKQIIHGVTKRIVQEAKAKKQAIVFEEIRGIRNLYRKGNGQERSFRGRMNSWPFHEVKRQIEYKAAWEGVPVVTLSRNDTRGTTMDCVRCGERLQLPVRGDLEHHRQLWCEKCERWMDRDLMAVLNISRRGRLRFDRSLTEGEASEAMKGNAEHDGEPLILRVDASKLRLAQQSQ